Proteins encoded together in one Solanum lycopersicum chromosome 7, SLM_r2.1 window:
- the LOC101249107 gene encoding uncharacterized protein — MARFAIFLIVMLVCVAPSFEARKQFSKEGNKLYVDRNLDSFPSRGIGNFDHSMQSVPSPGTGNLDHNLKSVSSPGTGNFDHNVQSVPSSGIRNLKSVPSPGTGNFYHNMQSVPNPGTENLKSVPSPGTGNFNHNMQSVPSPGIGNLKSVPSPGTGNFYHNMQSIPSPGTGNLKSVPSPETGNFNHNMQSVSSPGTGNLKSVPSPGTGNFYHNMQSVPSPGTGNLKSVPSPGTGNLKSVPSPGTGNFDRPSLGISHVHRNLKSVSSIRIVKSESHSSPSPGEGHVYRNLKSANPTVVHIDSLRSVPKFDIDH; from the coding sequence ATGGCTCGTTTTGCAATATTTTTGATTGTTATGTTAGTTTGTGTTGCACCGTCTTTTGAAGCAAGAAAACAATTTAGCAAAGAAGGTAACAAACTATATGTTGATCGCAATTTGGATTCATTCCCTAGTCGTGGAATTGGTAATTTTGATCATAGCATGCAATCAGTTCCGAGTCCTGGAACTGGAAATCTTGATCACAATTTGAAATCAGTCTCGAGTCCTGGAACTGGAAATTTTGATCACAACGTGCAATCAGTCCCGAGTTCTGgaattagaaatttgaaatCAGTCCCGAGTCCTGGAACTGGAAATTTTTATCACAACATGCAATCAGTCCCGAATCCTGGAACTGAAAATTTGAAATCAGTCCCGAGTCCTGGAACTGGAAATtttaatcacaacatgcaatcAGTCCCGAGTCCTGGAATTGGAAATTTGAAATCAGTCCCGAGTCCTGGAACTGGAAATTTCTATCACAACATGCAATCAATCCCGAGTCCTGGAACTGGAAATTTGAAATCAGTCCCGAGTCCTGAAACTGGAAATtttaatcacaacatgcaatcAGTCTCGAGTCCTGGAACTGGAAATTTGAAATCAGTCCCGAGTCCTGGAACTGGAAATTTTTATCACAACATGCAATCAGTCCCGAGTCCTGGAACTGGAAATTTGAAATCAGTCCCGAGTCCTGGAACTGGAAATTTGAAATCAGTTCCGAGCCCTGGAACTGGAAATTTCGATCGCCCTAGTCTTGGAATCAGCCATGTTCATCGCAATTTGAAATCAGTATCGAGTATTAGAATTGTTAAGTCTGAAAGTCATTCAAGCCCTAGTCCTGGAGAAGGCCATGTTTATCGCAACTTGAAGTCAGCAAATCCTACAGTTGTCCATATTGATAGTTTAAGGTCAGTCCCTAAGTTTGATATCGATCACTGA
- the LOC101248798 gene encoding protein DOG1-like 3: protein MSFQRFYETWFDQLKEIVRQLNQVPRPATSDHHRELHQLLVQKVVSHIYEYYRVKSLAAKNDILSVFSAPWSTSLERSLHWIAGWRPTTAFHLIYTESSILFESHIIDILRGLRYGDLGDLSPEQLARVSEFQCETVHEENSITDELNDWQDGASEIIGLMGDIEEKMEKLVEILEKADKLRMKTIENLVQLLTPQQAVEFLIASAHLQFGIRKWGINHDRQRENP, encoded by the exons ATGAGCTTCCAGCGTTTCTACgaaacatggtttgatcaactgAAAGAAATCGTACGTCAACTGAACCAAGTTCCCCGTCCCGCCACCAGTGACCATCACCGTGAACTGCACCAACTCCTCGTTCAAAAAGTTGTCTCTCACATCTACGAGTACTATCGAGTTAAATCCTTAGCTGCAAAAAATGATATCCTCTCTGTTTTCTCCGCCCCGTGGTCTACATCTCTGGAACGTTCTCTCCATTGGATCGCCGGATGGCGACCGACCACCGCTTTTCACCTTATCTACACTGAATCCAGCATTTTGTTTGAATCTCATATCATCGACATTCTTCGTGGCCTCCGATACGGAGATCTCGGTGATCTATCGCCGGAGCAACTCGCTCGCGTTAGCGAATTTCAATGTGAAACTGTTCACGAAGAAAATTCTATCACCGACGAACTCAACGACTGGCAG GATGGTGCAAGTGAGATAATTGGTTTGATGGGAGACATAGAAGAGAAGATGGAGAAGCTAGTTGAGATTTTGGAGAAGGCGGACAAACTGAGGATGAAGACGATAGAGAATTTAGTACAACTATTAACACCACAGCAAGCAGTTGAATTTCTTATAGCATCGGCGCATTTACAGTTCGGTATTCGAAAATGGGGAATTAATCATGATCGTCAAAGAGAAAATCCATGA
- the LOC101245861 gene encoding tubby-like F-box protein 7 has protein sequence MSLRRSFLSRRIISRSFTFSKSFKEFKLPEPSTRDDFAVGDEQNGAAGESDSGDATSSWSNMLPELLREIIQRVEATEDSWPLRQNVVACGCVCKRWRQVTEDVVESSLQAGKITFPSCLKQPGPRDPPLQCFIKRDKKNATFYLYLALSPSLMDQGKFLLAARRYRNGAHIEYIISLDADDLSQRSKAYVGKLRSDFLGTNFTIYDSQAPHNGARPSSSRSCRRFASKQISPQLPAGNFEVGSVSYKLNLLKSRGPRRMICSLNCPCPGEAASDKSQDAPKKKLAGSAEANSTVLKNKAPRWHEHLQCWCLNFHGRVTVASVKNFQLVATMDQSQPDGKGDEDLVILQFGKVGDDVFTMDYRKPLSAFQAFAICMTSFGTKLACE, from the exons atgtCACTTCGTCGTTCATTTCTCTCTCGAAGAATCATCAGTCGATCTTTTACATTTTCCAAATCATTCAAAGAATTCAAACTTCCAGAACCTTCTACTAGAGATGATTTCGCTGTTGGAGATGAACAAAACGGCGCCGCCGGTGAATCGGATTCCGGCGATGCAACGTCGTCGTGGTCGAATATGTTGCCGGAGCTGTTGAGAGAGATTATACAGAGAGTGGAAGCTACGGAGGACAGTTGGCCTCTACGTCAAAACGTCGTCGCTTGTGGATGTGTGTGTAAGAGATGGAGGCAAGTTACTGAGGATGTAGTTGAGTCGTCTCTTCAGGCTGGGAAAATTACTTTTCCGTCTTGCCTTAAACAG CCAGGGCCTCGGGACCCTCCTCTTCAATGTTTCATCAAGCGTGACAAGAAGAACGCGACCTTTTACCTATATCTTGCACTTTCACCCT CATTAATGGACCAGGGGAAGTTCCTCTTAGCAGCCCGGAGGTACAGAAATGGTGCTCACATTGAATATATAATATCTCTCGACGCAGATGATTTGTCACAGAGAAGTAAGGCATATGTTGGGAAGTTAAG ATCGGACTTTCTTGGAACCAATTTTACCATATATGATAGTCAAGCCCCACACAATGGGGCAAGGCCATCAAGCAGCCGGTCTTGTCGACGTTTTGCAAGTAAGCAAATTAGTCCCCAATTACCAGCTGGTAATTTTGAAGTGGGAAGTGTTTCCTACAAGTTAAACCTGCTGAAGTCAAGAGGACCAAGGAGGATGATTTGTTCGCTCAATTGCCCCTGTCCTGGAGAAGCTGCCTCGGACAAATCTCAGGATGCTCCGAAGAAGAAGCTGGCTGGTTCCGCAGAAGCCAACTCTACAGTTCTGAAAAACAAAGCTCCAAGATGGCATGAGCATTTGCAATGTTGGTGTTTAAATTTCCATGGAAGGGTCACCGTTGCATCTGTGAAAAACTTTCAGCTAGTGGCAACGATGGACCAAAGCCAACCTGATGGAAAAGGTGACGAGGATTTAGTTATCCTCCAGTTTGGAAAAGTAGGAGATGATGTTTTTACAATGGACTACAGGAAGCCTTTGTCTGCTTTCCAAGCGTTTGCAATTTGCATGACCAGTTTTGGCACTAAATTGGCCTGTGAATAG
- the MBF1c gene encoding multiprotein bridging factor 1c yields MSGGLSQDWEPVVIRKKAPTAAARKDEKAVNAARRSGAEIETIRKSTAGSNRAASSSTTLNTRKLDEDTENLAHQKVPTELKKAIMQARQDKKLTQSQLAQLINEKPQIIQEYESGKAIPNQQIISKLERALGAKLRGKK; encoded by the exons atgagtggAGGATTATCACAAGACTGGGAGCCGGTGGTGATCCGGAAGAAGGCACCGACCGCCGCCGCACGCAAGGATGAGAAAGCTGTCAACGCTGCCCGTCGCTCCGGTGCTGAGATCGAAACTATCAGAAAAT CAACTGCTGGCTCAAACAGGGCTGCCTCTAGTAGTACGACCTTGAACACCAGGAAACTTGATGAAGATACTGAGAATCTGGCTC ATCAAAAAGTACCGACTGAGCTGAAGAAAGCCATCATGCAAGCTCGACAAGATAAGAAGCTGACTCAGTCTCAACTTGCTCAG CTGATAAATGAGAAGCCTCAAATCATCCAGGAGTACGAGTCAGGAAAGGCCATTCCAAATCAACAAATCATCTCTAAACTGGAGAGAGCTCTTGGTGCCAAACTTAGAGGAAAGAAATGA
- the LOC101245270 gene encoding uncharacterized protein isoform X2 has protein sequence MAWKTDTDLENSDPISDSGDVEWPCKPVVESSGWPTSWQNDSNKSKLQTPLPTAEDEAANNSQLPALLKVAEYLNSTLSLDDDDEFSEYIGENGDYFINDDEGFLDGEEGFQDYDFFVKLFKQDDGLREYYEKNRENGVFCCLVCCGVREKGWKRFKDCSSLVQHSISIAKTSKRRAHRAYCKVVCEILGWDVDSLPSIVLSTGVKLGESSDKPVKAQGNVDDGGDDSLSGQCKSTSSVSVSETEVSLSKLSLIDERKPGKDCCSAELEDSLSGATVDISLGDLGKGTSDTMKENAEGENSVSKAGVDGLLEDLSLLTLETQKLNGKGASDRVVPYEETGESSKLA, from the exons ATGGCCTGGAAAACGGATACTGACCTCGAAAATTCCGACCCAATTTCAGATTCCGGCGATGTTGAGTGGCCTTGTAAACCCGTCGTTGAATCGTCAGGCTGGCCTACTAGCTGGCAAAACGACAGTAACAAATCAAAGCTACAAACCCCTTTACCTACCGCCGAAGACGAAGCTGCGAACAACAGTCAACTTCCGGCATTGCTCAAAGTTGCTGAATATTTGAACTCCACACTCAGTCTCGACGACGATGACGAGTTTTCTGAGTATATAGGTGAAAATGGGGATTATTTCATCAATGACGATGAGGGTTTTCTGGATGGGGAAGAGGGGTTTCAGGactatgatttttttgtgaagtTGTTCAAGCAGGATGATGGGTTAAGAGAGTACTATGAGAAGAATCGTGAGAATGGGGTGTTTTGTTGTCTTGTTTGTTGTGGGGTTCGTGAGAAAGGGTGGAAGAGGTTTAAGGATTGTTCGTCTCTTGTTCAGCATTCCATAAGCATTGCGAAAACCTCTAAGAGACGAGCTCATCGGGCTTACTGTAAGGTCGTCTGTGAAATTCTTGGCTGGGATGTTGATAGCCTGCCTTCCATTGTCCTCTCTACAGGTGTTAAGCTCGGTGAATCTTCTGATAAACCAGTTAAGGCTCAG GGCAATGTcgatgatggtggtgatgacAGTTTGAGTGGTCAATGCAAATCCACAAGTTCTGTTAGTGTCAGTGAGACTGAAGTGTCTCTGTCGAAATTGTCTTTGATTGATGAAAGGAAACCAGGAAAAGATTGTTGCTCTGCAGAATTAGAG GACTCTCTAAGTGGAGCCACTGTTGATATAAGCTTGGGCGATCTCGGCAAAGGTACTTCTGACACAATGAAAGAGAATGCTGAGGGG GAGAATTCTGTGAGCAAAGCTGGTGTTGATGGACTCTTGGAAGATCTCAGCCTTCTTACTCTTGAAACACAAAAATTGAATGGAAAGGGTGCATCTGATCGTGTG GTGCCTTATGAAGAAACTGGGGAATCCTCCAAGCTGGCATAG
- the LOC101245270 gene encoding uncharacterized protein isoform X1, which yields MAWKTDTDLENSDPISDSGDVEWPCKPVVESSGWPTSWQNDSNKSKLQTPLPTAEDEAANNSQLPALLKVAEYLNSTLSLDDDDEFSEYIGENGDYFINDDEGFLDGEEGFQDYDFFVKLFKQDDGLREYYEKNRENGVFCCLVCCGVREKGWKRFKDCSSLVQHSISIAKTSKRRAHRAYCKVVCEILGWDVDSLPSIVLSTGVKLGESSDKPVKAQGNVDDGGDDSLSGQCKSTSSVSVSETEVSLSKLSLIDERKPGKDCCSAELEQDSLSGATVDISLGDLGKGTSDTMKENAEGENSVSKAGVDGLLEDLSLLTLETQKLNGKGASDRVVPYEETGESSKLA from the exons ATGGCCTGGAAAACGGATACTGACCTCGAAAATTCCGACCCAATTTCAGATTCCGGCGATGTTGAGTGGCCTTGTAAACCCGTCGTTGAATCGTCAGGCTGGCCTACTAGCTGGCAAAACGACAGTAACAAATCAAAGCTACAAACCCCTTTACCTACCGCCGAAGACGAAGCTGCGAACAACAGTCAACTTCCGGCATTGCTCAAAGTTGCTGAATATTTGAACTCCACACTCAGTCTCGACGACGATGACGAGTTTTCTGAGTATATAGGTGAAAATGGGGATTATTTCATCAATGACGATGAGGGTTTTCTGGATGGGGAAGAGGGGTTTCAGGactatgatttttttgtgaagtTGTTCAAGCAGGATGATGGGTTAAGAGAGTACTATGAGAAGAATCGTGAGAATGGGGTGTTTTGTTGTCTTGTTTGTTGTGGGGTTCGTGAGAAAGGGTGGAAGAGGTTTAAGGATTGTTCGTCTCTTGTTCAGCATTCCATAAGCATTGCGAAAACCTCTAAGAGACGAGCTCATCGGGCTTACTGTAAGGTCGTCTGTGAAATTCTTGGCTGGGATGTTGATAGCCTGCCTTCCATTGTCCTCTCTACAGGTGTTAAGCTCGGTGAATCTTCTGATAAACCAGTTAAGGCTCAG GGCAATGTcgatgatggtggtgatgacAGTTTGAGTGGTCAATGCAAATCCACAAGTTCTGTTAGTGTCAGTGAGACTGAAGTGTCTCTGTCGAAATTGTCTTTGATTGATGAAAGGAAACCAGGAAAAGATTGTTGCTCTGCAGAATTAGAG CAGGACTCTCTAAGTGGAGCCACTGTTGATATAAGCTTGGGCGATCTCGGCAAAGGTACTTCTGACACAATGAAAGAGAATGCTGAGGGG GAGAATTCTGTGAGCAAAGCTGGTGTTGATGGACTCTTGGAAGATCTCAGCCTTCTTACTCTTGAAACACAAAAATTGAATGGAAAGGGTGCATCTGATCGTGTG GTGCCTTATGAAGAAACTGGGGAATCCTCCAAGCTGGCATAG
- the LOC104648585 gene encoding protein FAR1-RELATED SEQUENCE 4-like — protein MGMTFKTIQEARQVVSFYAMANKKKLKTKKSDTKRIRYECYDGCPFTLLISKDGKSTTFKVKTLKPNHTCGDSFVNPLATYHTLAVYFKDEVQNDPKYPIKDMRGILEKKFKLNVSRSKLKRAKTMALDKLEGSFKDDYNRLEAYGQELRQSNPGSDVVINISKDALEQGIRRFLRMYICFKALKDGWKSLRPIIGLDGTFLKGKCKGQLLVAVGQDSMNHFYPIAWAVVEKENKGTWTWFIQSLRISLELKNGETVTFMSDMQKGLLDAVANVLPEAHHRLCMRHIESNWCKKWRSGEEKKLMWWCAWSTYKEEFKDTLKVLGKVDEDSAGDLLHFPVIK, from the exons ATGGGTATGACCTTTAAGACTATACAAGAAGCTAGGCAGGTTGTTAGTTTTTATGCTATGGCTAACAAAAAGaagttgaaaacaaaaaaaagtgataCAAAAAGAATCAGGTATGAGTGTTATGATGGTTGTCCCTTTACTCTTCTCATATCTAAGGATggaaaatcaacaacattcaAGGTTAAAACATTGAAGCCTAATCATACTTGTGGTGATTCTTTTGTTAATCCATTGGCAACTTATCATACCTTGGCTGTTTATTTTAAGGATGAAGTTCAAAATGATCCAAAATACCCTATCAAAGACATGAGAGGAATTCTTGAAAAAAAGTTCAAGTTGAATGTCTCAAGATCCAAACTAAAAAGAGCCAAAACAATGGCTCTTGATAAGTTGGAAGGCAGTTTTAAAGATGACTACAATAGGCTTGAAGCTTATGGTCAAGAACTTAGACAATCAAATCCAGGATCTGATGTGGTAATTAATATCTCTAAAGATGCACTTGAACAAGGCATAAGAAGGTTTTTGAGAATGTACATTTGCTTCAAGGCTTTGAAGGATGGATGGAAAAGTTTGAGACCTATAATTGGTTTAGATGGAACATTTCTCAAAGGAAAATGTAAGGGACAACTATTAGTAGCTGTTGGGCAAGACTCAATGAATCATTTCTACCCAATAGCTTGGGCGGTGGtggaaaaggaaaacaaaggaACATGGACATGGTTTATTCAGTCGTTGAGGATTTCGTTGGAGCTTAAAAATGGTGAAACTGTGACATTTATGTCTGATATGCAAAAG GGCCTGTTGGATGCTGTAGCTAATGTTCTTCCAGAAGCACACCATAGGCTTTGTATGAGGCATATAGAATCTAACTGGTGCAAGAAATGGCGGAGTGGTGAAGAGAAAAAATTAATGTGGTGGTGTGCATGGAGTACCTATAAAGAAGAATTCAAAGacactttgaaggtgttaggaAAGGTAGATGAAGATTCAGCTGgtgatcttcttcattttccTGTAATTAAATAG